The Dioscorea cayenensis subsp. rotundata cultivar TDr96_F1 chromosome 19, TDr96_F1_v2_PseudoChromosome.rev07_lg8_w22 25.fasta, whole genome shotgun sequence genome includes a window with the following:
- the LOC120283868 gene encoding probable splicing factor 3A subunit 1: MLGPILPLPAPPADGDSGPLPLAQVPPDSQPQETNEPPSAPAPVATHTRTIGIIHPPPDIRLIIDKTANFVAKNGPEFEKRILANNANNAKFNFIITTDPYHAYYQHRISEFRSQLQSASDPSQPSEPSPSPKPDSAAPPPDTAPAPKADPSAPFRVPTRKPLEPPEAEQYTVRLPEGITGEELDIIKLTAQFVARNGKSFLTSLTSREISNPQFHFLKPTHSMFTFFTALADAYSKVLMPPKGLTGKLENSVKDLTTVLERCLHRLEWDRSQEQARQKAEDEIEKERMEMAMIDWHDFVVVETIEFADDEDEELPPPMTLEEVIRRSKFSTLDEKEAMDTAEPGKEVEMEMDEEEIQLMEEGMRATRIEENDGGEEKKGEMKSAMGDEPEPPMRIVKNWKRPEERVAAERDPTKFVISPITGELIPISEMEEHMRISLIDPKYKEQKERMMAKIRETTLAADDEISRNIVGLAKTRPDIFGTTEEEVSNAVKAEIEKKDEQPKQVIWDGHSGSIGRTASQALSQGLPGEEQIDSNASDFRALAGPAAPPPRPGIPMVRPLPPPPGLALNIPRFVPPTNVQYSAPGTGGGIMQLPHRPGVSPLVSSAGPPQTSYHLNSSQQHMVMNRPPHMPQPISITPSAIPVPPPPGSQFTPLMAPRPPFGAIPIPAPNMHMVPPLPMSGMPPPPPPEEAPPPLPDEPEPKKPRLDDSSLIPEDQFLVQHPGSARISISVPNVDEGNLKGQVLEITVHSLSETIGSLKEKIAGEVQLPANKQKLSGRAGFLKDNLTLAYYNIRPSEMLTLALRERGGRKR, encoded by the exons ATGCTGGGTCCGATCCTCCCTCTTCCGGCGCCGCCCGCCGACGGTGACTCCGGCCCTCTCCCACTTGCCCAGGTCCCTCCCGATTCGCAACCCCAAGAGACCAATGAGCCCCCGTCAGCCCCCGCTCCGGTGGCCACCCACACGCGCACGATCGGCATCATCCACCCCCCGCCGGATATCCGCCTGATCATCGACAAGACGGCGAATTTCGTCGCCAAGAATGGCCCCGAGTTCGAGAAGCGTATCCTTGCCAACAACGCCAACAACGCTAAGTTCAACTTCATCATCACCACAGATCCCTACCACGCCTATTACCAGCACCGCATCTCCGAGTTCCGATCCCAGCTCCAGTCCGCCTCCGACCCCTCTCAGCCCTCTGAACCATCTCCCTCACCCAAGCCCGACTCCGCAGCCCCTCCTCCTGATACCGCCCCTGCCCCCAAGGCTGACCCCTCGGCCCCGTTCCGTGTCCCTACCCGCAAGCCTCTTGAACCTCCTGAGGCCGAGCAGTACACTGTGCGCCTGCCTGAGGGCATCACCGGCGAGGAGCTGGATATCATCAAGCTCACAGCGCAGTTCGTTGCCAGAAATGGTAAGTCTTTCTTGACGAGCCTCACTAGTCGTGAGATCAGCAACCCTCAGTTCCACTTCTTGAAGCCCACGCACAGCATGTTCACGTTCTTCACTGCACTGGCCGATGCGTATTCGAAGGTTTTGATGCCGCCAAAAGGCTTGACTGGGAAGCTGGAGAACAGTGTGAAAGATTTGACGACAGTTTTGGAGAGGTGTTTGCATAGGCTTGAATGGGATCGGTCCCAGGAGCAGGCGAGGCAAAAGGCTGAGGATGAGATTGAGAAGGAGAGAATGGAGATGGCTATGATTGATTGGCATGATTTTGTGGTTGTTGAGACCATTGAGTTTGctgatgatgaggatgaggagCTACCTCCGCCAATGACGCTTGAGGAAGTTATTAGAAGGAGCAAGTTCTCTACTTTGGATGAGAAGGAAGCCATGGACACTGCTGAGCCTGGGAAGGAGGTTGAGATGGAGATGGATGAAGAGGAGATCCAGCTCATGGAGGAGGGCATGAGGGCCACAAGAATCGAAGAGAATGATGGTGGTGAGGAGAAGAAGGGTGAAATGAAGTCTGCAATGGGTGATGAGCCGGAGCCACCAATGAGGATTGTCAAGAACTGGAAGAGGCCTGAGGAGAGGGTGGCTGCAGAGAGGGATCCGACCAAGTTTGTGATTTCTCCCATCACTGGCGAGCTGATCCCCATCAGTGAGATGGAGGAGCATATGCGTATATCGCTTATTGACCCCAAGTATAAAGAACAGAAGGAGAGAATGATGGCTAAGATCCGTGAGACTACCCTTGCTGCAGATGATGAGATTTCGAGGAACATTGTGGGGCTTGCAAAGACTCGACCTGATATTTTTGGTACCACAGAGGAGGAAGTCTCCAATGCAGTCAAGGCAGAGATTGAGAAGAAGGATGAGCAGCCGAAGCAGGTTATATGGGATGGTCATTCAGGGAGCATCGGCCGGACTGCCAGCCAGGCATTGTCACAGGGTCTTCCGGGGGAAGAACAAATTGATTCTAATGCCAGTGATTTTAGGGCTCTAGCTGGCCCTGCTGCTCCACCACCGAGACCTGGTATTCCGATGGTTCGTCCTCTCCCTCCACCACCTGGACTGGCACTGAATATCCCTCGATTTGTTCCTCCTACCAATGTCCAGTATTCAGCCCCCGGTACTGGTGGGGGTATCATGCAGCTACCCCATCGGCCAGGTGTTTCACCATTGGTTTCATCTGCAGGGCCTCCACAAACATCCTACCATCTTAATTCATCGCAACAGCATATGGTGATGAATAGGCCACCTCACATGCCTCAGCCTATATCAATAACCCCATCAGCAATTCCTGTTCCACCACCCCCGGGATCCCAATTTACTCCTTTGATGGCCCCCCGACCGCCTTTTGGTGCCATTCCTATTCCAGCACCTAACATGCATATGGTTCCACCACTTCCTATGTCAGGGATGCCCCCACCTCCGCCTCCTGAAGAAGCTCCTCCACCGCTACCTGACGAACCTGAGCCAAAGAAACCTCGACTTGATGATTCTTCACTCATTCCGGAGGATCAGTTCCTTGTGCAGCACCCT GGTTCTGCTCGCATTTCTATCTCTGTTCCTAATGTTGATGAAGGGAACCTTAAAGGGCAGGTGTTGGAGATCACTGTCCATTCCTTATCTGAAACTATTGGCAGCCTTAAGGAGAAGATCGCTGGAGAGGTTCAGCTTCCTGCTAACAAACAGAAACTGAGTGGCCGGGCTGGTTTTCTCAAGGACAATCTTACACTTGCTTACTACAATATCCGACCTAGTGAAATGCTGACCCTTGCTTTAAGGGAGCGTGGAGGAAGAAAGAGATGA
- the LOC120283869 gene encoding epoxide hydrolase B-like translates to MASVFTLLMLEKVSNTEILYFSFDSIKFLWVCVGESGDVILLHGFPEIWYSWRYQMLALAEAGFRAIAPDCRGYGLSGQPQELDKASWQDLTSDLLGILDTLNIPKAFIVGKDFGTKTANDFSILHPGRVLGVITLGVPFVPDSPSSLDDLPKGFYIPRWREPGRAEKDFGRFEVKRVLRNIYILFCRRELQVAEEDQEIMDLVEPSTPLPHWFTEDDLACYTALYENSGFSYPLQMP, encoded by the exons ATGGCATCAGTCTTCACATTGCTCATGTTGGAAAAGGTCAGCAATActgaaatattatatttttcatttgattCTATCAAGTTTCTATGGGTTTGTGTAGGTGAATCTGGGGATGTCATTCTCCTCCATGGCTTCCCAGAGATCTGGTACTCATGGAGGTATCAAATGCTTGCTCTGGCTGAAGCTGGCTTCCGAGCCATCGCTCCAGACTGCCGGGGCTATGGCCTATCAGGTCAACCCCAGGAGCTGGACAAAGCCTCATGGCAGGACCTCACCAGTGACCTCCTTGGCATCCTTGACACATTAAACATCCCTAAG GCTTTCATTGTTGGCAAGGACTTTGGAACCAAAACAGCAaatgatttttctatacttCACCCAGGCCGTGTGCTAGGTGTCATAACTTTGGGTGTGCCCTTTGTTCCTGATTCCCCATCTTCCCTGGATGACCTTCCCAAAGGTTTCTATATACCCAGGTGGCGG GAACCAGGAAGAGCAGAGAAGGATTTTGGTAGATTTGAAGTGAAGAGAGTGCTGAGAAACATATACATACTGTTCTGTAGGAGGGAACTCCAGGTTGCAGAGGAGGATCAGGAGATCATGGACCTTGTGGAGCCATCCACTCCCTTGCCACACTGGTTCACTGAAGATGATCTCGCATGCTATACGGCCCTCTATGAGAATTCTGGGTTTAGCTATCCACTGCAGATGCCTTAG